A stretch of Carya illinoinensis cultivar Pawnee chromosome 14, C.illinoinensisPawnee_v1, whole genome shotgun sequence DNA encodes these proteins:
- the LOC122294619 gene encoding nuclear pore complex protein NUP1-like isoform X4: METARQGSHYDVVSEEGLGTGGKFRKRPFRRSTHTTPYDRPATALRNPIVSVDTNNSRNGWLSRLVVPAQRLITSSAQRLFSSVFRKRLLQPPPPPPPSTSEAKHEVRDKHRESTDQHHDGVVTDSSGVQHGVIDRGDKSMGSSDRGGLTELEKILKQKTFTRSEIDHLSALLHSKTVDIHIGDKEKKAELIPRELVVPHDRKEKFPIAQALGNSIGEHLISAPLISSRVLDEDVASPAELAKAYMGSRPLNVSPSMLGIRSRAFGEDSTIISSRPFPPKSPVMSLMPRSSGNVGYTENGFTTPRSRGRSAIYSMARTPYSRVHPASSLKGVGPIVSYDGPSLSSTAAWEQDKLHGSGQAALKRRSSVLDNDVGSVGPIRRIRHKPSLLSSRGLSLPVPDGPLSIPGNGAGLGTARHPSSLTQTQLLLGKSKENSAKASIVNGDNSVPSTSFPAVPSKSSEMASKILQQLEKLASPKEKSSELKVVSLRDSTPTKLSPSMLRGRALRSLETVESPRFLENAQDDILDTSLPDAVGSTSQKQNKAENGPLKLVAPLEKSVPVLKGMDYRSSNKDTLPGVKTADSAVMDSVTHPPQKKRAFQMSAHEDYLELDDDYPDGAVPTPLVEEREKVDASVAERKTHYTEAVTMEKPPSLLGFKAPASSSSNQNYDLVSSVGPMVAEKGTGFAFPSATFTSMAAQPAVPVTESTFTSDKSAPPEQLKVAPPMFGLGGNAALPKEPNATPPVGSFASVSSADKVPQFVFGPSFSASESAGLKFSVCSDAKLESSSSFLTVGATDSVPKVPDMDKADSKNCSNAGVTSSIAETALSSAASSPTPTASIGANTSANTSILNNGSVVSSPSSFSSPIAPFVSNNIFSQPSSNSSALTVTSTGSSSSTTPTTTAFTTINSRSTPSTSSVAAPSFSTSPMFKSGSIIPSSSASPVTATFGIESEAAKTRPERSFGNLNSSPFIGTSAANASAGSSIFAFNPTDTSTANNKPSSTVFGTGSGSVLSAQASPAGTGAASFPFSSSVPSVSFGLAGNTAFSSGSSLFAASTPASGLSNSAFNSKSASAGSSFAASTAPVAGTTSPITAFSFPASTASVPTTASPSTGFSFMASPASVAASSPSTVFPFTASTAAAASTSSSTGFAFASSTAFAASTPAAVTSSASVVFGLNTGSSSGPTFSFTSAMATPSSQPVFGNPNTSFVFNSVSSGTNDQMSMEDSMAEDTVQASTPTAPIFGQPPVSPPQSGFVFGSATPPAANPFQFAQQSSGTPQNLSPFQATNSLGGSFSVGAGDKSGRKIVRVSRNKPRKK; encoded by the exons GATTCTTCTGGAGTGCAGCACGGAGTCATTGATCGAGGTGACAAGTCAATGGGTAGTTCTGACAGAGGTGGCTTGACTGaacttgaaaaaattttaaagcagAAGACCTTTACCAG ATCTGAGATTGATCATCTGTCAGCCTTGTTGCATTCAAAAACTGTTGATATACATATTGGGGATAAAGAGAAAAAGGCTGAGTTGATTCCACGAGAGCTAGTGGTGCCTCATGACCGAAAGGAGAAATTTCCAATAGCTCAAGCTTTAGGAAATTCGATTGGGGAGCACCTCATATCAGCCCCACTCATTAGTTCAAGA GTCCTTGATGAAGATGTTGCTTCACCTGCAGAGCTTGCAAAAGCATACATGGGCAGTAGGCCTTTAAATGTATCCCCATCTATGCTTGGTATTCGCAGTCGAGCCTTTGGGGAAGATTCTACCATTATAAGCAGCCGGCCTTTTCCACCAAAATCACCTGTTATGTCACTTATGCCCCGATCTTCTGGTAATGTTGGGTATACTGAAAATGGTTTTACAACGCCTAGATCTCGAGGCAGATCTGCAATATATAGCATGGCTAGAACGCCATATTCCAGAGTTCACCCAGCCTCTTCCCTCAAG GGTGTTGGGCCCATTGTTTCTTATGATGGGCCTTCATTGTCATCTACAGCTGCATGGGAGCAGGATAAACTTCATGGCTCTGGGCAAGCG GCTTTAAAACGCAGAAGTTCAGTCTTAGACAATGATGTAGGATCTGTTGGTCCTATACGTAGAATTCGTCATAAACCTAGTCTTCTATCTTCAAGAGGTTTGAGTTTGCCAGTTCCTGATGGTCCACTTTCTATTCCTGGAAATGGAGCCGGTCTTGGTACTGCTCGACACCCTTCCTCTTTGACACAAACACAACTTTTATTGGGAAAATCTAAGGAGAACTCAGCAAAGGCATCAATAGTAAATGGAGATAACAGTGTGCCAAGTACAAGTTTCCCTGCTGTTCCATCCAAGTCCAGTGAGATGGCTTCAAAAATATTGCAGCAACTTGAAAAGTTGGCTTCGCCAAAGGAGAAATCATCTGAACTCAAGGTAGTTTCTCTGAGGGACAGCACACCCACTAAATTGTCGCCATCTATGTTACGTGGAAGGGCTCTTAGGAGCCTGGAGACTGTAGAATCACCAAGATTTCTGGAGAATGCACAAGATGATATACTTGACACCTCATTGCCTGATGCTGTAGGCAGCACATCTCAAAAGCAAAACAAAGCTGAAAATGGCCCATTGAAGCTTGTTGCTCCTTTAGAAAAGTCGGTTCCAGTATTAAAGGGCATGGATTATAGATCTTCCAACAAGGACACCTTGCCCGGTGTCAAAACTGCAGATTCTGCTGTGATGGACTCTGTCACCCATCCTCCACAAAAGAAACGGGCATTCCAGATGAGTGCACATGAG GATTATTTGGAGCTGGATGATGACTATCCTGATGGTGCAGTACCTACTCCTTTGgttgaggagagagaaaaggttgATGCTTCTGTGGCAGAGAGGAAGACCCATTATACTGAAGCAGTAACAATGGAGAAGCCTCCATCTCTATTGGGATTTAAGGCCCCTGCAAGTTCTTCGTCAAACCAAAACTATGATTTGGTGTCTTCTGTTGGACCTATGGTTGCTGAAAAGGGCACTGGCTTTGCCTTTCCCAGTGCCACCTTTACGAGCATGGCTGCCCAACCTGCTGTGCCGGTGACGGAGTCAACCTTCACATCTGATAAATCTGCACCACCTGAGCAATTAAAGGTTGCACCTCCCATGTTTGGCTTGGGAGGTAATGCTGCTTTGCCCAAGGAACCAAATGCTACTCCCCCAGTTGGTAGCTTTGCATCTGTTTCTAGTGCTGACAAGGTTCCGCAGTTCGTATTTGGTCCCTCATTTTCAGCTAGTGAATCTGCAGGCCTCAAATTTAGTGTTTGTTCGGATGCAAAACTAGAAAGCTCAAGCAG CTTTCTAACTGTTGGTGCAACTGATTCTGTACCCAAAGTACCTGACATGGATAAAGCTGATAGTAAGAACTGCTCAAATGCTGGAGTCACTTCTAGCATAGCAGAAACTGCACTTTCATCTGCTGCATCATCACCTACACCTACTGCAAGTATTGGTGCCAACACCTCTGCCAATACTTCTATCTTAAATAATGGGTCTGTTGTTTCAAGCCCTTCCTCATTCTCTTCTCCCATTGCACCTTTTGTTTCTAATAATATATTCAGTCAACCTTCATCCAATAGCTCTGCACTGACTGTTACTTCCACcggtagcagcagcagcaccaCCCCCACAACCACTGCATTCACTACGATTAACAGCAGAAGCACACCGTCTACCTCTTCTGTAGCAGCACCTTCATTTTCGACATCACCTATGTTTAAATCTGGATCTATAATACCATCATCTTCAGCGTCACCAGTAACAGCTACTTTCGGAATAGAATCAGAAGCAGCCAAGACCAGGCCAGAGAGAAGCTTTGGCAATCTCAACAGCTCTCCTTTTATTGGCACTTCTGCTGCAAATGCCAGTGCAGGAAGTAGCATTTTTGCATTCAATCCTACAGACACTTCAACTGCTAATAATAAGCCTAGTTCAACTGTTTTTGGCACTGGCAGTGGATCCGTGCTCAGTGCACAGGCATCCCCTGCTGGGACAGGGGCTGCATCTTTTCCATTCAGTTCATCTGTACCATCCGTCTCATTTGGATTGGCGGGGAATACAGCTTTCTCTTCTGGCAGTTCTCTGTTTGCTGCTTCTACTCCTGCTTCTGGACTTTCCAATTCAG CATTTAACTCTAAATCGGCCTCAGCTGGTTCATCCTTCGCAGCATCTACAGCTCCTGTTGCAGGAACTACATCACCCATAACTGCATTTTCCTTCCCAGCTTCTACCGCTTCTGTTCCCACTACTGCATCGCCCTCTACTGGATTTTCTTTCATGGCATCTCCAGCTTCTGTTGCTGCTTCATCGCCCTCTACGGTGTTTCCTTTCACAGCATCTACAGCTGCTGCCGCATCTACCTCTTCCTCAACTGGCTTTGCATTTGCATCATCGACTGCATTTGCGGCATCTACGCCTGCTGCTGTTACTAGTAGTGCATCTGTTGTATTTGGATTGAATACTGGCTCATCATCTGGTCCCACTTTCTCGTTCACTTCAGCTATGGCTACTCCCTCGTCACAGCCTGTCTTTGGTAACCCTAATACAAGCTTTGTATTTAATTCAGTTTCCTCAGGAACAAATGATCAAATGAGTATGGAGGACAGCATGGCAGAGGATACTGTTCAAGCATCAACGCCTACAGCTCCAATATTTGGTCAACCTCCTGTCTCACCTCCTCAATCTGGCTTTGTGTTTGGTTCAGCAACTCCACCAGCAGCAAATCCCTTCCAATTTGCCCAACAGAGTTCGGGCACCCCACAGAACCTGTCTCCATTCCAGGCTACGAACAGTTTAGGAGGGAGCTTTTCAGTGGGTGCTGGGGACAAATCTGGCCGGAAAATTGTCAGAGTTAGTCGTAACAAGCCTCGGAAGAAGTAA
- the LOC122294619 gene encoding nuclear pore complex protein NUP1-like isoform X3 — protein sequence METARQGSHYDVVSEEGLGTGGKFRKRPFRRSTHTTPYDRPATALRNPIVSVDTNNSRNGWLSRLVVPAQRLITSSAQRLFSSVFRKRLLQPPPPPPPSTSEAKHEVRDKHRESTDQHHDGVVTDSSGVQHGVIDRGDKSMGSSDRGGLTELEKILKQKTFTRSEIDHLSALLHSKTVDIHIGDKEKKAELIPRELVVPHDRKEKFPIAQALGNSIGEHLISAPLISSRVLDEDVASPAELAKAYMGSRPLNVSPSMLGIRSRAFGEDSTIISSRPFPPKSPVMSLMPRSSGNVGYTENGFTTPRSRGRSAIYSMARTPYSRVHPASSLKGVGPIVSYDGPSLSSTAAWEQDKLHGSGQAALKRRSSVLDNDVGSVGPIRRIRHKPSLLSSRGLSLPVPDGPLSIPGNGAGLGTARHPSSLTQTQLLLGKSKENSAKASIVNGDNSVPSTSFPAVPSKSSEMASKILQQLEKLASPKEKSSELKVVSLRDSTPTKLSPSMLRGRALRSLETVESPRFLENAQDDILDTSLPDAVGSTSQKQNKAENGPLKLVAPLEKSVPVLKGMDYRSSNKDTLPGVKTADSAVMDSVTHPPQKKRAFQMSAHEDYLELDDDYPDGAVPTPLVEEREKVDASVAERKTHYTEAVTMEKPPSLLGFKAPASSSSNQNYDLVSSVGPMVAEKGTGFAFPSATFTSMAAQPAVPVTESTFTSDKSAPPEQLKVAPPMFGLGGNAALPKEPNATPPVGSFASVSSADKVPQFVFGPSFSASESAGLKFSVCSDAKLESSSSFLTVGATDSVPKVPDMDKADSKNCSNAGVTSSIAETALSSAASSPTPTASIGANTSANTSILNNGSSTTPTTTAFTTINSRSTPSTSSVAAPSFSTSPMFKSGSIIPSSSASPVTATFGIESEAAKTRPERSFGNLNSSPFIGTSAANASAGSSIFAFNPTDTSTANNKPSSTVFGTGSGSVLSAQASPAGTGAASFPFSSSVPSVSFGLAGNTAFSSGSSLFAASTPASGLSNSGTSFGVSSSASSSEANSSSAIGGTTSSLFSSSWQPTKSSLFTSAFNSKSASAGSSFAASTAPVAGTTSPITAFSFPASTASVPTTASPSTGFSFMASPASVAASSPSTVFPFTASTAAAASTSSSTGFAFASSTAFAASTPAAVTSSASVVFGLNTGSSSGPTFSFTSAMATPSSQPVFGNPNTSFVFNSVSSGTNDQMSMEDSMAEDTVQASTPTAPIFGQPPVSPPQSGFVFGSATPPAANPFQFAQQSSGTPQNLSPFQATNSLGGSFSVGAGDKSGRKIVRVSRNKPRKK from the exons GATTCTTCTGGAGTGCAGCACGGAGTCATTGATCGAGGTGACAAGTCAATGGGTAGTTCTGACAGAGGTGGCTTGACTGaacttgaaaaaattttaaagcagAAGACCTTTACCAG ATCTGAGATTGATCATCTGTCAGCCTTGTTGCATTCAAAAACTGTTGATATACATATTGGGGATAAAGAGAAAAAGGCTGAGTTGATTCCACGAGAGCTAGTGGTGCCTCATGACCGAAAGGAGAAATTTCCAATAGCTCAAGCTTTAGGAAATTCGATTGGGGAGCACCTCATATCAGCCCCACTCATTAGTTCAAGA GTCCTTGATGAAGATGTTGCTTCACCTGCAGAGCTTGCAAAAGCATACATGGGCAGTAGGCCTTTAAATGTATCCCCATCTATGCTTGGTATTCGCAGTCGAGCCTTTGGGGAAGATTCTACCATTATAAGCAGCCGGCCTTTTCCACCAAAATCACCTGTTATGTCACTTATGCCCCGATCTTCTGGTAATGTTGGGTATACTGAAAATGGTTTTACAACGCCTAGATCTCGAGGCAGATCTGCAATATATAGCATGGCTAGAACGCCATATTCCAGAGTTCACCCAGCCTCTTCCCTCAAG GGTGTTGGGCCCATTGTTTCTTATGATGGGCCTTCATTGTCATCTACAGCTGCATGGGAGCAGGATAAACTTCATGGCTCTGGGCAAGCG GCTTTAAAACGCAGAAGTTCAGTCTTAGACAATGATGTAGGATCTGTTGGTCCTATACGTAGAATTCGTCATAAACCTAGTCTTCTATCTTCAAGAGGTTTGAGTTTGCCAGTTCCTGATGGTCCACTTTCTATTCCTGGAAATGGAGCCGGTCTTGGTACTGCTCGACACCCTTCCTCTTTGACACAAACACAACTTTTATTGGGAAAATCTAAGGAGAACTCAGCAAAGGCATCAATAGTAAATGGAGATAACAGTGTGCCAAGTACAAGTTTCCCTGCTGTTCCATCCAAGTCCAGTGAGATGGCTTCAAAAATATTGCAGCAACTTGAAAAGTTGGCTTCGCCAAAGGAGAAATCATCTGAACTCAAGGTAGTTTCTCTGAGGGACAGCACACCCACTAAATTGTCGCCATCTATGTTACGTGGAAGGGCTCTTAGGAGCCTGGAGACTGTAGAATCACCAAGATTTCTGGAGAATGCACAAGATGATATACTTGACACCTCATTGCCTGATGCTGTAGGCAGCACATCTCAAAAGCAAAACAAAGCTGAAAATGGCCCATTGAAGCTTGTTGCTCCTTTAGAAAAGTCGGTTCCAGTATTAAAGGGCATGGATTATAGATCTTCCAACAAGGACACCTTGCCCGGTGTCAAAACTGCAGATTCTGCTGTGATGGACTCTGTCACCCATCCTCCACAAAAGAAACGGGCATTCCAGATGAGTGCACATGAG GATTATTTGGAGCTGGATGATGACTATCCTGATGGTGCAGTACCTACTCCTTTGgttgaggagagagaaaaggttgATGCTTCTGTGGCAGAGAGGAAGACCCATTATACTGAAGCAGTAACAATGGAGAAGCCTCCATCTCTATTGGGATTTAAGGCCCCTGCAAGTTCTTCGTCAAACCAAAACTATGATTTGGTGTCTTCTGTTGGACCTATGGTTGCTGAAAAGGGCACTGGCTTTGCCTTTCCCAGTGCCACCTTTACGAGCATGGCTGCCCAACCTGCTGTGCCGGTGACGGAGTCAACCTTCACATCTGATAAATCTGCACCACCTGAGCAATTAAAGGTTGCACCTCCCATGTTTGGCTTGGGAGGTAATGCTGCTTTGCCCAAGGAACCAAATGCTACTCCCCCAGTTGGTAGCTTTGCATCTGTTTCTAGTGCTGACAAGGTTCCGCAGTTCGTATTTGGTCCCTCATTTTCAGCTAGTGAATCTGCAGGCCTCAAATTTAGTGTTTGTTCGGATGCAAAACTAGAAAGCTCAAGCAG CTTTCTAACTGTTGGTGCAACTGATTCTGTACCCAAAGTACCTGACATGGATAAAGCTGATAGTAAGAACTGCTCAAATGCTGGAGTCACTTCTAGCATAGCAGAAACTGCACTTTCATCTGCTGCATCATCACCTACACCTACTGCAAGTATTGGTGCCAACACCTCTGCCAATACTTCTATCTTAAATAATGG cagcagcaccaCCCCCACAACCACTGCATTCACTACGATTAACAGCAGAAGCACACCGTCTACCTCTTCTGTAGCAGCACCTTCATTTTCGACATCACCTATGTTTAAATCTGGATCTATAATACCATCATCTTCAGCGTCACCAGTAACAGCTACTTTCGGAATAGAATCAGAAGCAGCCAAGACCAGGCCAGAGAGAAGCTTTGGCAATCTCAACAGCTCTCCTTTTATTGGCACTTCTGCTGCAAATGCCAGTGCAGGAAGTAGCATTTTTGCATTCAATCCTACAGACACTTCAACTGCTAATAATAAGCCTAGTTCAACTGTTTTTGGCACTGGCAGTGGATCCGTGCTCAGTGCACAGGCATCCCCTGCTGGGACAGGGGCTGCATCTTTTCCATTCAGTTCATCTGTACCATCCGTCTCATTTGGATTGGCGGGGAATACAGCTTTCTCTTCTGGCAGTTCTCTGTTTGCTGCTTCTACTCCTGCTTCTGGACTTTCCAATTCAGGTACTTCTTTTGGAGTTAGCTCTTCTGCTTCCTCTTCCGAGGCCAACTCCAGTAGTGCCATAGGTGGTACCACTTCAAGCTTGTTTAGTTCCAGTTGGCAGCCTACTAAGTCTTCTTTATTTACTTCAGCATTTAACTCTAAATCGGCCTCAGCTGGTTCATCCTTCGCAGCATCTACAGCTCCTGTTGCAGGAACTACATCACCCATAACTGCATTTTCCTTCCCAGCTTCTACCGCTTCTGTTCCCACTACTGCATCGCCCTCTACTGGATTTTCTTTCATGGCATCTCCAGCTTCTGTTGCTGCTTCATCGCCCTCTACGGTGTTTCCTTTCACAGCATCTACAGCTGCTGCCGCATCTACCTCTTCCTCAACTGGCTTTGCATTTGCATCATCGACTGCATTTGCGGCATCTACGCCTGCTGCTGTTACTAGTAGTGCATCTGTTGTATTTGGATTGAATACTGGCTCATCATCTGGTCCCACTTTCTCGTTCACTTCAGCTATGGCTACTCCCTCGTCACAGCCTGTCTTTGGTAACCCTAATACAAGCTTTGTATTTAATTCAGTTTCCTCAGGAACAAATGATCAAATGAGTATGGAGGACAGCATGGCAGAGGATACTGTTCAAGCATCAACGCCTACAGCTCCAATATTTGGTCAACCTCCTGTCTCACCTCCTCAATCTGGCTTTGTGTTTGGTTCAGCAACTCCACCAGCAGCAAATCCCTTCCAATTTGCCCAACAGAGTTCGGGCACCCCACAGAACCTGTCTCCATTCCAGGCTACGAACAGTTTAGGAGGGAGCTTTTCAGTGGGTGCTGGGGACAAATCTGGCCGGAAAATTGTCAGAGTTAGTCGTAACAAGCCTCGGAAGAAGTAA